The following nucleotide sequence is from Campylobacter anatolicus.
GCGATGAAAATTTTTGATCATGTTATCGTGGCGGTTGCAAAAAGCGATAGTAAAAATCCTATGTTTAGCTTTGATGAGCGTGTAAAAATGGTGCAAATAGCGACTGAAAATTTAAAAAATGTTAGCACTGAGGGTTTTGATAATTTGCTTGTAGATTTTGCTAAAAATCACGGCATAAACAACGTCATACGTGGGCTTCGTGCGGTTAGTGACTTTGAGTATGAGCTACAAATTGGCTATGCAAATGCCTCACTTTGGGGCGAGTTTGAGACAGTTTATCTTATGCCAAGTCTTAAAAATGCCTTTATCTCAAGCTCTATAGTTCGTTCAGTTTTACGTCATCACGGTGATGTTAGTGCACTTGTGCCAAGTGAAATTTTATCAAATTTAAAGGCTAAATGATAATGTATGTTCTGTTTGAAGGGGTTGATGGAGTTG
It contains:
- the coaD gene encoding pantetheine-phosphate adenylyltransferase; the protein is MSKYCIYPGTFDPITNGHLDVIKRAMKIFDHVIVAVAKSDSKNPMFSFDERVKMVQIATENLKNVSTEGFDNLLVDFAKNHGINNVIRGLRAVSDFEYELQIGYANASLWGEFETVYLMPSLKNAFISSSIVRSVLRHHGDVSALVPSEILSNLKAK